A genomic stretch from Acidobacteriota bacterium includes:
- a CDS encoding PilZ domain-containing protein produces the protein MTPSKHPQPQGFDIQKRKDRRFKQWNKTRIWDLTELRDPNGHPAIDGFTYDLSIGGARIHAMESFDAGTLLRLQIELVRTGETLRVEGVVKWRREMSGSVFEMGVEFQHTSMVTVLGLMKNLHDARRLPVPPKGEPAGIGRS, from the coding sequence CCCCAGGGCTTCGACATCCAGAAGCGCAAGGACCGCCGCTTCAAGCAATGGAACAAGACCCGCATCTGGGACCTGACCGAGCTGCGGGACCCGAACGGGCATCCCGCGATCGATGGCTTCACCTACGACCTCTCGATCGGAGGGGCCCGGATCCACGCCATGGAATCCTTCGACGCCGGGACCCTGCTCCGTCTCCAGATCGAGCTCGTCCGGACGGGCGAGACGCTCCGCGTCGAGGGCGTCGTCAAATGGCGCCGGGAGATGTCCGGGAGCGTCTTCGAGATGGGCGTCGAGTTCCAGCACACGAGCATGGTGACGGTCCTGGGCCTGATGAAGAACCTCCACGACGCTCGGCGCCTCCCCGTCCCGCCGAAGGGCGAGCCCGCCGGCATCGGCCGGTCCTGA
- a CDS encoding RNA-binding protein: MNIYVGNISRTAAEQDLKDAFSAFGEVSSVAIIKDKFSGESRGFGFVEMPNKEEADKAIAGLNGKDLKGRPLTVNEARPRTDRPRTGGGGGRGGFGGGRGRY; encoded by the coding sequence ATGAACATCTACGTGGGAAACATTTCCCGCACGGCGGCCGAGCAGGATCTCAAGGACGCTTTTTCGGCATTCGGCGAGGTTTCGAGCGTCGCCATCATCAAGGACAAGTTCAGCGGTGAGAGCCGCGGTTTCGGCTTCGTCGAGATGCCGAACAAGGAAGAGGCCGACAAGGCCATCGCCGGCCTCAACGGCAAGGACCTCAAGGGCCGTCCTCTGACGGTCAACGAGGCCCGGCCCCGGACCGATCGTCCCCGCACGGGCGGCGGCGGCGGCAGGGGCGGCTTCGGCGGCGGCCGCGGCCGGTACTGA
- a CDS encoding nuclear transport factor 2 family protein: protein MSLALFVLTLMTAIPLLGAVQAAGPADDPEAEIIAMEKAMLDRWGTGDTYGFIELAAPEITYFDPSLEKRLNGREAFEKFLAPLKGTFRVPKYEMIDPRVQVHGEAAVLSYNMIDYDETGENAFRMNVTEVYARHDGRWALVHSHFSITKPQVK from the coding sequence ATGTCGCTTGCCCTTTTCGTTCTAACGCTGATGACGGCGATCCCGCTGCTCGGCGCGGTTCAGGCCGCCGGGCCGGCCGACGATCCGGAGGCTGAAATCATCGCCATGGAAAAAGCCATGCTCGACCGCTGGGGAACCGGCGATACGTACGGCTTCATTGAACTGGCCGCCCCGGAAATCACCTATTTTGATCCGAGCCTGGAAAAACGGCTGAACGGACGCGAGGCGTTTGAAAAGTTTCTAGCCCCGCTCAAAGGCACGTTCCGGGTTCCCAAGTACGAAATGATCGATCCAAGAGTACAGGTTCATGGCGAGGCCGCCGTTCTCTCATACAACATGATCGATTACGATGAAACGGGGGAAAATGCCTTCCGCATGAACGTCACGGAGGTCTACGCCCGCCATGACGGCCGATGGGCCCTCGTCCATTCCCACTTCTCGATCACCAAGCCGCAGGTCAAATGA
- a CDS encoding DUF6144 family protein, whose product MKRQDFLKTGACACLACSGGSFLAGQETKPPVEPAGREKRKGEMEERFKQAYILTLMENLERSVGEPVRTRMMNDCGRACARRGGLFKLAQANKGDLKAFLARMSGVLGEGNARLIDGKTVHWSYPRCFCELVAAGPRRLPAVYCQCSVGWVMEIFQTVLGRPAKVDLVQSIKTGAPSCVFRVDVG is encoded by the coding sequence ATGAAAAGACAGGATTTCCTCAAGACGGGGGCTTGCGCCTGCCTGGCCTGCTCCGGCGGCTCTTTTCTGGCCGGACAGGAAACCAAACCGCCGGTTGAGCCCGCCGGGCGCGAAAAGCGGAAGGGTGAGATGGAGGAGCGCTTCAAGCAGGCCTATATCCTGACGCTTATGGAGAACCTGGAGAGGAGCGTCGGCGAGCCCGTCCGCACCAGGATGATGAACGATTGCGGCCGGGCCTGCGCCCGCCGCGGAGGACTCTTCAAGCTGGCCCAAGCGAACAAGGGCGACTTGAAGGCCTTCTTAGCCAGGATGTCCGGCGTGCTGGGCGAGGGGAACGCGCGCCTCATCGACGGGAAGACGGTACACTGGAGCTATCCGCGCTGCTTCTGCGAGCTCGTGGCCGCCGGGCCCCGGCGTTTGCCCGCGGTCTACTGCCAGTGCTCGGTCGGCTGGGTGATGGAGATATTTCAGACCGTTCTGGGACGCCCAGCCAAGGTCGATCTCGTCCAATCGATCAAGACGGGCGCCCCGTCCTGCGTCTTTCGGGTGGACGTCGGCTGA
- the amrB gene encoding AmmeMemoRadiSam system protein B, giving the protein MKALAGFAAVLLAFSALAGQEARPVRDDVGFCWNPASMRLLVDYLQAREPDQFEADGLVAAIAPHDDYLLAGRVDFPLFKILRAREVVVFGVTHGTVRKEIGDPHNVIILDEFKAWPGLTGPVAVSGLREALKERLAKSAFQVSNKAHALEHSIEAELPWLQCFNPGVKITPIMVTAMPFEKMEEISTMVAKVVAAEMKARGLVAGQDVFFLISADGNHYGQDFNNSAFGEGEAAWLKGRAFDERLIRDYLTGVVDEAKVEGLTKELWGATYLDYRNTYWCGKYSIPFGLLTVQKILALTENRKIGGMLFRYSDSYSEGALPLQKTGMGLTAPYSLRHWVSWCSIGYYRE; this is encoded by the coding sequence ATGAAAGCTCTGGCGGGATTCGCGGCGGTGCTCCTGGCCTTCTCGGCCCTGGCCGGCCAGGAGGCGCGCCCGGTGCGCGACGACGTCGGCTTCTGCTGGAACCCGGCGAGCATGCGGCTGCTCGTCGACTATCTCCAGGCCCGCGAGCCGGATCAGTTCGAAGCCGACGGCCTGGTGGCGGCGATCGCTCCCCATGACGATTATCTCCTGGCCGGACGCGTCGATTTTCCCCTGTTCAAGATCCTGCGGGCCAGGGAAGTCGTCGTCTTCGGCGTCACGCACGGCACGGTGCGCAAGGAGATCGGCGACCCGCACAACGTCATCATCCTCGACGAATTCAAGGCCTGGCCCGGGTTGACGGGGCCGGTGGCCGTCTCCGGGCTGCGCGAGGCCCTGAAGGAACGCCTGGCCAAGAGCGCCTTTCAGGTCAGCAACAAGGCGCACGCCCTCGAGCACTCCATCGAGGCCGAGCTGCCCTGGCTGCAATGCTTCAATCCGGGCGTCAAGATCACGCCGATCATGGTCACGGCCATGCCCTTCGAGAAGATGGAGGAGATCTCGACCATGGTCGCGAAAGTCGTCGCGGCCGAGATGAAGGCCAGGGGGCTCGTCGCCGGCCAGGACGTCTTTTTCCTGATCTCCGCCGACGGCAACCATTACGGCCAGGATTTCAACAACTCGGCGTTCGGCGAGGGCGAGGCCGCCTGGCTCAAGGGCCGCGCCTTCGACGAGCGGCTGATCCGCGACTACCTGACGGGCGTCGTGGACGAGGCGAAGGTCGAGGGCTTGACCAAGGAGCTTTGGGGCGCGACCTACCTCGATTATCGCAACACCTACTGGTGCGGGAAATACTCGATCCCCTTCGGGCTGCTGACGGTGCAGAAGATCCTCGCCCTGACGGAGAACAGGAAGATCGGCGGCATGCTTTTCCGCTATTCCGACAGCTACAGCGAAGGCGCGCTGCCGCTCCAGAAGACCGGCATGGGGCTCACGGCGCCCTACTCGCTCCGCCACTGGGTCAGCTGGTGTTCGATCGGCTATTATCGCGAGTGA
- a CDS encoding radical SAM protein: MAENDARLNILGLTRPAFERAAGPGGRSRALGRLYRRAFAEGRFEPGSEAIAGEAAASLAARFTVRLPAVERVVEEEGPIGTTAKALVRLADGERIECVRIPVFHRGRGPAPSTLCVSSQVGCRMACAFCESGRRGFARDLAAEEIVGQYAAARLVLGWEIGKVVFMGMGEPLDNFDGVSGALAVFLDGSGPAFAQDDLTVCTVGLPEGIARLKGLGLKRLNLSISLNAPDDGLRSELMPVNRAAGLEALAAALALYPQRRNFTLAVNYCLIPGRNDGEGAAEGVAAFIRAAAPPGRAFVNLIPYNPGSAPIGRAPAGTEIEEFTRRLQAAGVLVKLRSPRGRGLMAACGQLGRAER; this comes from the coding sequence ATGGCGGAGAATGATGCGCGCCTGAACATCCTGGGCTTGACCCGCCCGGCCTTCGAGAGAGCGGCCGGCCCGGGAGGACGTTCGCGCGCCTTGGGCCGCCTCTACAGGCGGGCTTTCGCCGAAGGCCGCTTCGAGCCGGGTTCCGAGGCCATCGCCGGGGAGGCCGCCGCCTCCCTGGCCGCCCGTTTCACGGTCAGGCTGCCCGCCGTCGAGCGCGTCGTCGAGGAGGAAGGGCCCATCGGGACCACGGCCAAGGCCCTGGTTCGGCTGGCCGACGGCGAGCGCATTGAATGCGTGCGCATCCCCGTGTTCCATCGCGGCCGCGGGCCGGCGCCGTCCACTCTCTGCGTCTCCTCCCAGGTCGGCTGCCGCATGGCCTGCGCCTTCTGCGAATCGGGCCGCCGGGGCTTCGCGAGAGACCTCGCGGCCGAGGAGATCGTGGGCCAATACGCGGCCGCCCGTCTCGTCCTGGGCTGGGAGATCGGCAAGGTCGTCTTCATGGGCATGGGCGAGCCCCTCGACAACTTCGATGGCGTCTCGGGCGCCCTGGCGGTGTTCCTGGACGGATCCGGCCCGGCTTTTGCCCAGGATGACCTCACGGTCTGCACCGTCGGCTTGCCCGAGGGCATCGCCCGTCTCAAGGGACTCGGGCTGAAGCGTCTCAATCTCTCGATCAGCCTCAACGCGCCGGACGACGGGCTCCGCAGCGAGCTCATGCCCGTGAACAGGGCCGCGGGGCTCGAGGCCCTGGCCGCCGCCCTGGCCCTCTATCCCCAGCGCCGCAATTTCACCCTGGCCGTGAACTACTGCCTTATCCCGGGCCGGAACGACGGCGAGGGCGCGGCGGAGGGCGTGGCCGCCTTCATCCGGGCCGCGGCCCCGCCCGGCCGGGCCTTCGTCAACCTCATACCCTACAACCCCGGCTCGGCCCCCATCGGCCGGGCGCCGGCCGGGACGGAGATCGAGGAATTCACCCGGCGCCTCCAGGCGGCCGGGGTCCTGGTCAAGCTGAGAAGCCCCCGGGGTCGCGGCCTCATGGCGGCCTGCGGCCAGCTCGGCCGCGCAGAACGCTGA
- a CDS encoding asparaginase domain-containing protein, producing MNSVRILVTGGTFDKEYDELAGNLFFQDTHVPEMLRLGRSCLKVEIRTLMMVDSLDMSDADRTSILEHCHSCPGERILITHGTDRMEVTARLLGQSNLGKTIVLTGAMVPYKFGSSDGLFNLGSALAFVQVLPHGVYVAMNGRALPWDRVRKNRKTGMFEEIEA from the coding sequence ATGAACAGCGTCCGCATCCTGGTCACCGGCGGCACGTTCGACAAGGAGTACGACGAGCTTGCCGGCAACCTCTTTTTCCAGGACACGCATGTGCCCGAGATGCTCCGGCTGGGGCGGTCGTGCCTCAAGGTCGAGATCCGGACCCTGATGATGGTCGATTCGCTCGACATGTCCGACGCCGACCGGACGAGCATCCTCGAGCACTGCCACAGCTGCCCGGGCGAGCGGATCCTCATCACCCACGGGACAGACCGGATGGAGGTCACCGCCCGGCTGCTCGGGCAGTCGAACCTGGGCAAGACCATCGTCCTCACCGGGGCTATGGTGCCCTACAAGTTCGGCTCCTCCGACGGGCTTTTCAATCTCGGCTCGGCCCTGGCCTTCGTCCAGGTCCTGCCGCACGGCGTCTACGTGGCCATGAACGGCCGGGCCCTGCCCTGGGACAGGGTCCGCAAGAACCGCAAGACGGGCATGTTCGAGGAGATAGAAGCCTGA
- a CDS encoding OmpA family protein, translating to MNGVGTGSSHKGDLVSGRVVAPAALQGDILEGKVANVEQGGGKSVLKFGFETLRHAGQAVPISTEIQSIANSKGQVDVDENGNAIRKSHNQAKPSGIARAGGAIGGLLGGRKGATVGAASRAAEAIKSIDLASDAPSLSLAPGSKITLLAKSRGGADLAGLAPNAAPAGGTVAAAAQTAAPDGGQPNLTAVKVDFVPGDKVILYDDFSDMGADEPPPHWRVRGGTAELRVGNGVRQLTMTARNMTLAPNVTELPANFTMEADVAYRGHGGRTWWRFHDKAGAGVLEIIASVNYSNLTLVIRKGSEELANQQIPMDWVKPVKQALWLQNGRMRYYVNGQRVMDVNQVELPALGKIECYVEGPGGNDPEGYVGFQFFRVAESSPDFSKIIMSSGRYVTRGILFDTDSDKIKPESAPVLKMIAKGLEANPALKLLIEGHTDSVGSADHNLDLSKRRAEAVRTVLASQFNIDASRLATAGLGASKPVDSNDTPQGRAQNRRVELVKQ from the coding sequence ATGAACGGCGTAGGCACGGGCTCCAGCCATAAAGGCGACCTGGTGTCAGGCCGGGTCGTCGCCCCGGCGGCCCTCCAGGGTGATATCCTGGAAGGCAAGGTTGCGAACGTCGAACAGGGCGGCGGCAAGTCGGTCCTGAAGTTCGGCTTCGAGACACTGCGCCATGCCGGCCAGGCGGTCCCGATCTCCACGGAGATCCAATCCATCGCCAATTCCAAGGGCCAGGTCGACGTCGACGAGAACGGCAACGCCATCCGCAAGAGCCATAATCAGGCCAAGCCGTCCGGGATCGCCCGGGCCGGGGGGGCCATCGGCGGCCTCCTCGGCGGCCGGAAGGGAGCCACTGTCGGCGCGGCCTCACGCGCGGCCGAAGCGATCAAGTCGATCGACCTGGCTTCGGACGCCCCGAGCCTCAGCCTGGCTCCCGGCAGCAAGATCACGCTCCTGGCCAAGTCTCGCGGCGGAGCGGACCTGGCCGGCCTGGCCCCCAACGCGGCCCCGGCCGGCGGCACGGTCGCCGCGGCGGCCCAGACCGCGGCCCCGGACGGCGGCCAGCCCAACCTGACTGCGGTGAAGGTCGACTTCGTCCCCGGCGACAAGGTCATCCTTTACGACGACTTCTCCGACATGGGCGCGGACGAGCCGCCGCCGCATTGGAGGGTCCGGGGCGGGACGGCCGAGCTTCGCGTCGGAAACGGCGTCCGGCAGCTGACCATGACGGCCCGGAACATGACCTTGGCGCCCAACGTGACCGAGCTGCCGGCCAACTTCACCATGGAAGCCGACGTCGCCTACAGGGGGCACGGCGGCAGAACCTGGTGGAGGTTCCATGACAAGGCCGGTGCGGGCGTCCTGGAGATCATAGCGAGCGTGAACTATTCTAACCTGACCCTGGTCATCCGGAAAGGCAGCGAGGAGCTGGCCAACCAGCAGATCCCGATGGATTGGGTCAAGCCGGTCAAGCAGGCCCTGTGGCTGCAGAACGGCCGCATGCGCTATTACGTCAACGGGCAGCGGGTCATGGACGTCAACCAGGTCGAGCTGCCGGCGCTGGGCAAGATCGAGTGTTACGTCGAGGGCCCCGGCGGCAACGATCCGGAGGGCTACGTCGGCTTCCAGTTCTTCCGCGTCGCGGAATCGTCGCCCGACTTCAGCAAGATCATCATGTCGTCCGGGCGCTACGTCACCCGCGGCATCCTGTTCGACACCGACAGCGACAAGATCAAGCCGGAGTCGGCCCCGGTCCTCAAGATGATCGCCAAGGGGCTGGAGGCCAACCCGGCCCTGAAGCTCCTGATAGAGGGCCACACCGATTCGGTGGGCAGCGCCGATCACAACCTGGATCTCTCGAAGCGGCGGGCCGAGGCCGTCAGGACCGTTCTCGCGTCCCAGTTCAATATCGACGCCTCGCGGCTGGCCACGGCCGGGCTGGGGGCCTCCAAGCCGGTCGATTCCAACGACACGCCGCAGGGCCGGGCTCAGAACCGGCGCGTGGAATTAGTCAAGCAGTAG
- a CDS encoding CBS domain-containing protein, with protein MGPLPESEKARAAAAGGFDADEARHFIYVSELLGRPVSDAAGRRLGRLADLKVRLGESFPKIVALDVRSGWKKIETLDWSEVASFAGGRIILKPRAEEKFCRPEVKGEEMLLKEELLDKQVVDTFGAKIERVNDIHLLVLDHDLRLVHVDIGKRGILRRLGLLRPVEALTRWFFEYEFAEVLVSWKYIQPLGSDVHRADLKLNVGVRALRDLHPSDLADILEDLDRDNRKRVFRTLDLETAADTLQEAEPWLQRSLIEAAPVEKASDLLEEMEPDEATDLLAELPEERKHKLIQTMERPSREVIQELLAYKEGTAGSIMTTDFIAVRDDQTIGDAVRAFEQTTHPLESVAYIYVTDEPGRLLGVITLRQLLMLEKETPVRTVMNPHLVKVETNERVEEIADLFGKYKFLMLPVVDDEDILSGVITVQDIIQERGQL; from the coding sequence ATGGGTCCCCTGCCGGAATCAGAAAAGGCCAGGGCCGCCGCGGCGGGCGGGTTCGACGCCGACGAGGCGCGGCATTTCATCTATGTCTCCGAGCTCCTGGGCCGGCCCGTCTCCGACGCGGCGGGCCGCCGGCTGGGCCGGCTGGCCGACCTCAAGGTCCGGCTGGGAGAGAGCTTCCCCAAGATCGTCGCCCTCGACGTTAGATCGGGCTGGAAGAAGATCGAGACTCTCGACTGGTCCGAGGTCGCGAGCTTCGCGGGAGGCCGGATCATCCTGAAACCCAGGGCCGAGGAGAAGTTCTGCCGGCCCGAGGTCAAGGGCGAGGAGATGCTCCTCAAGGAGGAGCTCCTGGACAAGCAGGTCGTCGACACCTTCGGGGCGAAGATCGAGCGGGTCAACGATATCCATCTTCTCGTCCTCGACCACGACCTCCGGCTCGTCCATGTCGACATCGGCAAGCGCGGCATCCTCCGGCGCCTGGGGCTCCTGCGGCCGGTCGAGGCCCTGACCCGCTGGTTCTTCGAATACGAGTTCGCCGAGGTCCTCGTCTCCTGGAAGTACATCCAGCCTCTCGGCTCGGACGTCCACCGGGCCGACCTGAAGCTCAACGTCGGCGTCCGCGCCCTCCGCGACCTCCACCCCTCGGACCTGGCCGACATCCTCGAGGACCTCGACCGGGATAACCGGAAGAGGGTCTTCCGGACCCTCGACCTCGAGACGGCGGCCGACACGCTCCAGGAGGCCGAGCCCTGGCTCCAGCGCTCCCTCATCGAGGCGGCCCCGGTCGAGAAGGCCTCCGACCTGCTCGAGGAGATGGAACCCGACGAGGCCACGGACCTCCTGGCCGAGCTGCCCGAGGAGCGGAAGCACAAGCTCATCCAGACGATGGAAAGGCCCAGCCGGGAGGTCATCCAGGAGCTCCTGGCGTACAAGGAAGGGACGGCGGGCAGCATCATGACCACGGACTTCATCGCCGTCCGCGACGACCAGACGATCGGCGACGCCGTCCGGGCTTTCGAGCAGACGACGCACCCGCTGGAGTCAGTGGCCTACATCTACGTCACGGACGAGCCGGGCCGCCTCCTCGGGGTCATCACGCTCCGCCAGCTCCTGATGCTGGAGAAGGAGACGCCCGTCCGGACGGTCATGAACCCCCACCTCGTCAAGGTCGAGACGAACGAACGGGTCGAGGAAATCGCCGACCTCTTCGGCAAATACAAGTTCCTGATGCTGCCGGTCGTCGACGACGAGGACATCCTCTCGGGCGTCATCACCGTCCAGGACATCATCCAGGAACGCGGCCAGCTCTGA
- a CDS encoding Nramp family divalent metal transporter, producing the protein MSLKEKLKRNRFLRNALLFLAVVGPGIITGSVDNDAGGITTYSVAGASYGYQLLWTLIPSFILLLVVQEMNARMGTVTGKGLADLMRENFGLKVTFVIFIGLVIADIGNTATEFAGVAGSMMIFGVSKYVSVPLVAVGVWLLVSKGNYRTAERIFLFFSFCLLSYVVSAILAKPDWARIGTSIIKPEMRFDVPYLSMVLGIVGTTIAPWMQFYMQSAVIEKGIKVENYRYAVWDVVVGCVATVAVAFFIMVACAATLHVNGVVINEAKDAAMSLKPFAGHLAAELFAFGLFIASVFSAAILPLATAFYVCEAFGFEAGINKRIREAPQFYALFGSIMGLAVLIILIPGAPLIGITIWTQVLNAMLLPVVLISMIRMVNNRKIMGTHVNNGFQNAVGWTSTVVLLALTATLLVSQVVHLVRK; encoded by the coding sequence ATGTCGCTCAAGGAAAAGCTCAAGCGTAACCGCTTCCTGAGGAACGCCCTCCTCTTCCTGGCCGTCGTCGGCCCGGGCATCATCACCGGCAGCGTCGACAACGACGCCGGCGGCATCACGACCTACTCCGTGGCCGGCGCGTCCTACGGTTACCAGCTTCTCTGGACCCTCATCCCGTCGTTCATCCTCCTGCTCGTCGTCCAGGAGATGAACGCCCGCATGGGCACGGTCACCGGCAAGGGGCTGGCCGACCTGATGCGGGAGAACTTCGGCCTGAAGGTCACCTTCGTCATCTTCATCGGGCTGGTCATCGCCGACATCGGCAACACGGCCACCGAGTTCGCCGGCGTCGCGGGGAGCATGATGATCTTCGGCGTCAGCAAGTACGTCTCGGTCCCCCTGGTGGCGGTCGGCGTCTGGCTCCTGGTCTCCAAGGGGAACTACCGCACGGCCGAGCGGATCTTCCTGTTCTTCAGCTTCTGCCTCCTGTCCTACGTCGTTTCGGCCATCCTGGCCAAGCCCGACTGGGCCAGGATCGGCACCTCGATCATCAAGCCCGAGATGCGCTTCGACGTCCCCTACCTGAGCATGGTCCTCGGCATCGTCGGCACGACCATCGCCCCCTGGATGCAGTTCTACATGCAATCGGCCGTCATCGAGAAGGGCATCAAGGTCGAGAACTACCGGTACGCCGTCTGGGACGTGGTCGTCGGCTGCGTGGCCACGGTCGCCGTGGCCTTCTTCATCATGGTCGCCTGCGCCGCGACCCTCCACGTCAACGGCGTGGTCATCAACGAGGCCAAGGACGCGGCCATGTCCCTCAAGCCCTTCGCCGGGCATCTCGCCGCCGAGCTCTTCGCCTTCGGGCTGTTCATCGCCTCGGTCTTTTCGGCGGCCATCCTGCCCCTGGCCACGGCTTTCTACGTCTGCGAGGCCTTCGGCTTCGAGGCGGGCATCAACAAGCGGATCCGCGAGGCGCCGCAGTTCTACGCCCTCTTCGGCTCCATCATGGGCCTGGCCGTGCTCATCATCCTCATCCCCGGGGCGCCGCTCATCGGCATCACCATCTGGACGCAGGTCCTGAACGCCATGCTCCTGCCGGTCGTCCTCATCTCCATGATCCGGATGGTCAACAACAGGAAGATCATGGGCACGCACGTCAACAACGGCTTCCAGAACGCGGTCGGCTGGACGAGCACGGTCGTCCTGCTGGCTCTGACGGCGACGCTCCTCGTCTCCCAGGTCGTCCATCTGGTCAGAAAGTGA
- a CDS encoding cysteine hydrolase family protein — MKKPGTAFLAAFSGWILLAAAAAAGAPAQAPAPGPALDRPVLLVIDIQNFYFAGGRIPLAGSVEASLKAKSALEAFRARKLPVIHVQHMPQGIERFEPGVTDPQYAIHPNVAPIAGERVVVKHFANSFRDTGLLALLKGLNVKTLVIAGMQTHMCVEAAVRAGADLGYDVVVVEDACATRDLKLRDTAVPAASVQAAVLAALNGSYARIATVADVLAALR, encoded by the coding sequence ATGAAAAAACCAGGGACGGCGTTCCTAGCCGCTTTTTCCGGATGGATCCTCCTGGCCGCAGCCGCCGCGGCGGGGGCGCCGGCTCAGGCGCCGGCGCCCGGTCCGGCGCTCGACCGGCCCGTCCTTCTGGTCATCGATATCCAGAACTTCTATTTCGCGGGGGGGCGGATCCCGCTCGCCGGGAGCGTTGAGGCCAGCCTCAAGGCCAAGTCAGCGCTCGAGGCGTTCAGGGCCAGGAAGCTTCCCGTGATCCATGTCCAGCACATGCCCCAGGGGATCGAGAGGTTCGAGCCGGGGGTCACGGACCCCCAGTATGCCATCCATCCCAATGTCGCCCCGATCGCGGGAGAGCGCGTCGTGGTCAAGCATTTCGCCAATTCCTTCCGGGATACGGGACTCCTGGCGCTTTTGAAGGGATTGAACGTCAAGACCCTGGTCATCGCCGGGATGCAGACCCATATGTGCGTGGAGGCCGCGGTCCGGGCCGGCGCGGATCTGGGCTATGACGTCGTCGTCGTCGAGGACGCCTGCGCCACCCGGGACCTGAAGCTCCGCGACACGGCCGTCCCGGCCGCATCGGTCCAGGCGGCCGTCCTCGCGGCCCTGAACGGGAGCTACGCCAGGATCGCGACCGTCGCCGACGTCCTCGCCGCTCTCCGATAG
- a CDS encoding 2Fe-2S iron-sulfur cluster-binding protein → MKTIKLEIDGQQVETAGGTTILEAARKAGSDIPTVCYDKRLPPYGACRLCMVEIDKGGEKRLVASCAYEAEDGLVVRTETPRIVKIRKMILELLLAVSATGPLEALAKRYGLKESRFQGDQPKCLLCGLCVRYCAEIKKNNVTCFIGRGIGKEVVFQSDLSHSLCPVCRECIPLCPSGTLYSLYLKGYSGSPEPGSNKGL, encoded by the coding sequence ATGAAAACCATCAAGCTCGAGATCGACGGCCAGCAGGTCGAGACGGCCGGGGGGACGACCATCCTCGAGGCGGCCCGGAAGGCGGGGAGCGACATCCCGACCGTGTGCTACGACAAGAGGCTCCCTCCCTACGGCGCCTGCCGCCTGTGCATGGTGGAGATCGACAAGGGCGGAGAGAAGCGGCTGGTGGCCTCCTGCGCCTACGAGGCCGAGGACGGCCTGGTCGTCAGGACCGAGACCCCCAGGATCGTCAAGATCCGCAAGATGATCCTCGAGCTGCTCCTGGCCGTTTCCGCGACGGGCCCGCTGGAGGCCCTGGCCAAGAGGTACGGCCTCAAGGAATCGCGCTTCCAGGGAGACCAGCCCAAGTGCCTCCTCTGCGGGCTGTGCGTCCGCTATTGCGCCGAGATCAAGAAGAACAACGTCACCTGCTTCATCGGCCGGGGCATCGGCAAGGAGGTCGTCTTCCAATCGGACCTCTCCCACTCCCTCTGCCCGGTCTGCCGGGAGTGCATCCCGCTCTGCCCCAGCGGCACGCTCTATTCGCTCTACCTGAAGGGCTACAGCGGGAGCCCCGAGCCCGGCTCGAACAAGGGCCTGTGA